From the genome of Varibaculum prostatecancerukia, one region includes:
- a CDS encoding DUF3566 domain-containing protein, which translates to MGEYQPRQISLVVSRIDPWSVMKVSFLLSVALGIAMVLAGLLVWLLLNSMNVFSSVENFINDIDPTGSIASMIDYLRLPRVMAMSTIIAVSNVILMTAFSTVGAFIYNLVTSLVGGIKLALTDE; encoded by the coding sequence ATTGGTGAGTATCAACCCCGCCAAATCTCGTTGGTGGTTTCCCGGATTGATCCCTGGTCGGTTATGAAGGTCTCCTTCCTGCTGTCGGTGGCGCTTGGAATCGCGATGGTGCTGGCTGGTTTGCTGGTCTGGTTGCTTTTGAACTCGATGAACGTGTTTAGTTCGGTGGAGAATTTTATTAACGATATTGATCCCACCGGTTCGATTGCTTCAATGATTGATTATCTGCGCCTGCCGCGGGTGATGGCGATGAGCACTATCATCGCGGTTTCCAACGTAATTTTAATGACTGCGTTCTCTACAGTCGGGGCGTTTATCTATAACCTCGTAACCTCCCTAGTGGGCGGGATAAAACTGGCACTTACCGACGAGTAG
- a CDS encoding DUF2746 domain-containing protein encodes MHQTLLNNLGDAAISLVIACLAFSTAWLQAKTKRLAKQKISLKSHAANLQEHLEKARTDNETVSEIKEQVTNSHGTNLRADLDRVLVGIARLDRRLDRFETAQDEVNRQAIASFGRMFESTENIRRSATQEHERIWHAVDKIQTEQAPHPPPRNKFLVELLWH; translated from the coding sequence TTGCATCAGACACTCTTAAATAATCTCGGTGATGCCGCGATCTCGCTTGTTATCGCGTGCCTAGCTTTTTCTACCGCATGGCTACAAGCCAAAACAAAACGGCTTGCCAAACAGAAAATCTCTTTGAAAAGCCATGCGGCCAATCTTCAAGAACATTTAGAAAAAGCCCGTACTGACAACGAGACTGTCTCCGAAATTAAAGAGCAAGTAACCAATAGTCACGGAACGAACTTGCGTGCAGACCTAGACCGCGTGTTGGTAGGGATTGCTCGCCTGGACAGACGGCTCGACCGTTTTGAGACAGCACAAGACGAAGTAAATCGTCAAGCGATAGCGAGCTTCGGGCGGATGTTCGAATCTACAGAAAATATCAGGCGATCAGCCACCCAGGAACACGAGCGCATCTGGCACGCAGTTGATAAAATACAAACAGAACAGGCGCCACACCCCCCCCCACGAAATAAGTTTCTAGTGGAACTTTTGTGGCACTAA
- a CDS encoding phage holin has product MGKHSRYSLTPEHLEWLTPAVRIWLYGVVLAVIALLGGYGLITDSVAPLWVALAAALLGQGTAMAHTPKTSASPGGGSPSDTVDRLEN; this is encoded by the coding sequence ATGGGAAAACACTCTCGATACTCCCTCACCCCTGAACACTTGGAATGGTTGACTCCTGCAGTTCGAATTTGGCTTTATGGCGTGGTGCTAGCAGTAATCGCTCTGCTTGGAGGTTACGGGCTAATCACCGACAGTGTCGCGCCTTTATGGGTGGCTCTCGCGGCTGCGCTGCTTGGTCAAGGCACCGCGATGGCGCACACCCCCAAAACAAGTGCTTCTCCTGGGGGTGGCAGTCCTAGCGATACTGTTGATCGCTTAGAAAACTAA
- a CDS encoding phage tail tube protein yields MANQKYVDTDHLLVPGRGTVLFAEPGQAMFKLEGFDKAKPDSFASWNLLGGTSKENMPAFDKDGGDATQLGIWEEDAVYTTYEATSMSVTLNAVRIDKETFELAFPGGVWDEATGSYKINGIGSVEKALAIVMFDGQKCAAFYMPRVSLSVGDMPELDNENFLEAQISGQILTDQTQHLRLQVFRPRPLTAAAPASSAGGSH; encoded by the coding sequence ATGGCAAATCAAAAATATGTGGATACGGATCATTTGCTCGTACCTGGTCGAGGCACTGTGCTGTTCGCTGAGCCGGGGCAAGCGATGTTTAAACTGGAGGGTTTCGATAAGGCTAAGCCAGATAGCTTTGCGTCTTGGAATCTGTTGGGCGGTACCTCTAAGGAGAATATGCCCGCCTTCGATAAGGATGGTGGCGATGCTACCCAGTTGGGGATTTGGGAAGAGGACGCTGTCTATACCACTTATGAAGCAACCTCTATGTCGGTTACTTTGAATGCGGTACGTATCGATAAGGAAACTTTCGAGCTTGCCTTCCCGGGCGGTGTCTGGGATGAGGCAACCGGCTCGTACAAGATTAACGGTATTGGTTCAGTTGAGAAGGCTTTAGCGATTGTCATGTTTGATGGGCAAAAATGCGCGGCTTTCTATATGCCACGGGTTTCCCTATCGGTTGGTGATATGCCTGAGCTGGATAACGAGAACTTCTTGGAAGCCCAGATTTCCGGGCAGATTCTTACCGACCAGACCCAGCATTTACGTTTGCAGGTGTTCCGTCCTCGCCCGTTGACTGCGGCTGCTCCCGCGTCCTCTGCTGGGGGGAGTCACTAA
- a CDS encoding phage terminase small subunit, which yields MNKVKSAKGAEEFKIPGEDRSWHPIAKKLWRYTRRSGQVRFYEPSDWAVLYSLCDDISYYKKANKRSGQMLASIMSALSSLLLTEGDRRRVQIELQRGGSEGDAESSAVADMEAWRRKLSG from the coding sequence GTGAATAAGGTGAAGTCCGCTAAGGGTGCTGAAGAGTTTAAGATTCCGGGTGAGGATCGTTCTTGGCATCCGATAGCGAAGAAACTTTGGCGTTATACTCGCCGTTCTGGGCAGGTTCGGTTTTATGAGCCTTCGGATTGGGCGGTTCTTTATTCCCTGTGTGATGACATCTCGTATTACAAGAAGGCTAATAAGCGTTCTGGGCAGATGTTGGCTTCGATTATGTCTGCCTTGTCCTCTCTGCTGCTTACTGAGGGTGATAGACGCCGGGTTCAGATTGAGTTACAGCGAGGCGGTAGCGAGGGCGATGCGGAATCGAGCGCGGTTGCGGATATGGAAGCGTGGCGGCGCAAGCTCTCTGGGTAG
- a CDS encoding phage tail family protein, with amino-acid sequence MNHETDWFARVTPIQHHQIKIGSLVFGVRDSEGVDWLIQDVTDWSSTPVHSESADRSWRDGAWLGRQWISAKHFEIRLSLIARSYDAAFFEPRVDAILKELPIRKTLPMLVSRWASETATWVRVEESVKVIPVDRRRWDISIQCIAPEGLRYAASFDTGNLLWQTYRTHLPKSSGGLIIPFTVPFTIRSLVESGEMVFHVAGTAAPLAQIIIKGPARNPVIRDEKADWQTSFALSLRENQRLTLDLSRRTVTLGESASRRGAMRGVWPSLLPGEHQISWSSDVYSPDSELIIKFVEAYT; translated from the coding sequence GTGAATCATGAGACCGACTGGTTTGCTCGCGTCACCCCGATCCAGCATCATCAAATCAAGATAGGCTCTCTTGTTTTCGGGGTGCGCGACAGTGAGGGCGTGGATTGGTTGATCCAAGATGTCACCGACTGGTCATCGACCCCGGTGCATTCAGAATCTGCAGATAGATCCTGGAGAGATGGGGCATGGTTAGGGCGTCAATGGATTAGCGCTAAACATTTTGAGATTCGGCTTTCATTGATAGCTCGCAGCTATGACGCGGCTTTCTTTGAGCCGCGTGTGGACGCTATTCTTAAAGAGCTGCCTATCCGTAAGACTTTGCCGATGCTGGTTAGTCGCTGGGCGTCAGAGACTGCGACTTGGGTGCGGGTTGAAGAATCGGTAAAAGTGATCCCGGTTGATAGGCGCCGTTGGGATATATCGATTCAATGTATCGCCCCGGAGGGGCTGCGTTATGCTGCCTCATTCGATACCGGAAACCTGCTATGGCAAACCTATCGGACGCATCTGCCGAAATCTTCTGGCGGGCTAATCATTCCCTTCACGGTTCCGTTTACTATTAGGTCGCTGGTGGAATCTGGGGAAATGGTTTTCCATGTCGCAGGCACTGCCGCTCCGCTGGCGCAGATCATTATTAAAGGTCCTGCCCGTAACCCGGTTATTCGTGATGAGAAAGCAGACTGGCAGACCTCGTTCGCGTTGAGCCTGCGAGAGAACCAGCGCTTAACGCTAGATCTTTCACGGCGGACAGTAACTCTAGGAGAATCTGCGTCACGGCGGGGCGCCATGCGAGGGGTCTGGCCATCTCTATTACCGGGGGAGCATCAGATTTCTTGGAGTTCAGACGTCTATTCCCCTGATTCGGAATTGATTATCAAGTTTGTAGAAGCATACACGTAG
- a CDS encoding HNH endonuclease, translating to MSFKTKPTARYRQLPKNWRRIRVEVIQRDHGRCQICGSPGTDVDHIIRGQDHSLSNLRLLCRRCHMRRTGRDGGRVKYRSRVCTLRPKEAHPGLKSSPAPKDLGGRNPSPPPSPSLRV from the coding sequence TTGAGTTTTAAGACCAAACCAACCGCGCGTTATCGCCAGCTCCCTAAGAATTGGCGGCGTATCAGGGTAGAGGTTATTCAACGTGATCATGGGCGCTGCCAGATTTGCGGTTCACCTGGCACGGACGTTGACCATATCATCAGGGGACAGGATCATTCCCTGTCTAATCTTCGTCTGCTTTGCAGACGCTGCCACATGCGGCGAACCGGGAGGGATGGAGGAAGGGTTAAGTATCGGTCGCGGGTTTGTACGCTCCGCCCGAAAGAGGCTCATCCCGGGTTGAAATCTAGCCCCGCCCCTAAAGATTTAGGGGGTAGGAACCCCTCCCCGCCCCCCTCGCCATCGCTTCGCGTATAG
- a CDS encoding DUF5403 family protein, with protein sequence MAGGVTVNKTAYRVAAKVAGQDPEMDRVAARVAAVASAEALRHKRSGDLAGSIRVRRGRKDRVITIDDPEALHIEYGHLAGGRGKGARWVPGLHILSKAVKRVG encoded by the coding sequence ATGGCAGGCGGGGTAACGGTTAATAAGACCGCCTATAGGGTGGCCGCTAAGGTGGCTGGTCAAGACCCTGAGATGGATAGGGTAGCTGCCCGGGTGGCTGCTGTTGCTAGTGCTGAGGCTTTACGGCATAAACGTTCTGGTGATCTGGCGGGCTCTATTCGGGTGCGGCGTGGCCGCAAAGACCGGGTGATAACGATTGATGACCCCGAGGCGTTACATATCGAGTATGGGCATCTTGCCGGGGGTCGTGGTAAGGGCGCTAGGTGGGTTCCGGGGCTGCACATTCTTTCTAAAGCGGTTAAGAGGGTGGGGTAA
- a CDS encoding phage portal protein, which produces MSFKSLLQNCQVIRGGRKYSSYYEGEHRVDAIGVSLPPQVRVLEIVANWPRLAVDVLVECLSVDGFTLAEDKTGKVTRALQRLWAGGDMDSLAAMAHTEALIQGRSILVVERSLQGKVFTRVLPWDACVAYETDSAGRVVEAMIRYRRQGEQWAQVFGLDGSAWFQFSGGVWREEKAYRQPFAGITPFIPVINRMRPSDEVGRSEMDDVIPFADAASRSFTNLQVAQELLSMPQRYILGGNSQKVTRPDGSQVSELEQYLGRYIHGPEKGSVGQLPGADLTPIISAIKMYAQNVSAVAGIPPSMLGITTDNPSSAEAMRAAKERLVAKAERKQALFGDVWEQWARIVLGLCGRPVSGLETLETIWRDSATPSQAAKNQTVLQAYAQGLVSAPTARELLPLSPEQRAREQVGQLEPDDLYL; this is translated from the coding sequence ATGAGCTTTAAATCTTTACTGCAGAACTGCCAGGTAATAAGAGGAGGTAGGAAATACTCTTCCTATTACGAAGGTGAACACCGCGTGGATGCCATCGGGGTTTCTCTTCCTCCTCAGGTGCGCGTCCTGGAAATAGTTGCTAACTGGCCGCGCCTAGCGGTAGATGTGCTAGTCGAATGCTTAAGCGTGGACGGTTTCACGCTCGCAGAAGATAAAACCGGGAAAGTTACTCGCGCTCTGCAGCGTCTGTGGGCGGGCGGTGATATGGATTCGCTGGCGGCTATGGCGCATACGGAGGCACTTATTCAGGGGCGTTCTATCTTGGTGGTGGAGCGCTCGCTTCAAGGCAAGGTTTTTACCAGGGTGTTGCCCTGGGATGCGTGCGTTGCGTATGAGACTGATTCTGCCGGGCGGGTTGTTGAAGCCATGATCCGGTATCGGCGCCAGGGTGAACAGTGGGCGCAAGTATTCGGCCTCGATGGTTCCGCCTGGTTCCAGTTTTCAGGCGGGGTATGGCGGGAAGAGAAAGCCTATCGCCAACCCTTTGCCGGTATTACTCCGTTTATCCCGGTAATAAACCGGATGCGTCCTTCTGATGAGGTTGGGCGTAGCGAAATGGATGATGTGATTCCCTTTGCTGACGCTGCTTCTCGCTCTTTCACTAACCTGCAGGTTGCGCAAGAACTGTTGTCGATGCCGCAACGCTACATTCTGGGCGGTAACTCGCAGAAGGTTACCCGCCCTGATGGTTCCCAGGTTTCAGAACTTGAACAGTATCTAGGCCGCTATATTCACGGACCGGAAAAGGGGAGCGTTGGGCAGTTGCCGGGCGCGGATTTAACCCCGATTATTTCGGCTATCAAGATGTATGCGCAAAATGTTTCAGCGGTGGCTGGAATCCCGCCCTCTATGTTGGGGATTACCACCGATAATCCCTCTTCTGCTGAGGCTATGCGCGCCGCTAAGGAGCGTCTGGTGGCTAAAGCTGAGCGTAAACAGGCGCTGTTTGGTGACGTGTGGGAGCAGTGGGCGCGCATTGTGTTAGGGCTCTGTGGAAGACCGGTTAGCGGACTTGAGACCTTGGAAACCATTTGGCGTGATTCGGCTACTCCCTCCCAGGCAGCGAAGAACCAAACCGTGCTGCAAGCCTACGCCCAGGGGTTGGTGTCAGCACCTACCGCGCGTGAACTATTACCGCTCTCGCCCGAGCAGCGAGCCAGAGAACAAGTAGGACAGCTAGAGCCAGACGATTTATATCTATAA
- a CDS encoding CHAP domain-containing protein yields MATASQVINTAAKEVGYSRWNDPNPGTKYGRWYAAKTGSPYFGRSGVPYCAMFVSWVLSQAGMIPPGGIFAYCPTGLNNARRLGRVHDKRSAAPGDIVFFDWNKDGLADHVGIVTANKGSYIETIEGNTSSGRRGSQSNGGGVYRRARALSWVLAVATPQYSNAAPSYPASGSRTGLVVDGWAGLATIRRAQQIAVTPADGIVSGQWRGNKQYHWAVAAVSYSRGGSTLVRKIQSILGVSPDGYWGRQTSIAMQRRLHVTQDGYFGHASVKAWQQVLNGGRLI; encoded by the coding sequence ATGGCTACAGCATCCCAAGTGATTAATACTGCTGCTAAAGAAGTCGGATACTCGCGCTGGAACGACCCGAATCCAGGCACTAAATACGGGCGCTGGTACGCCGCGAAAACCGGCTCCCCATACTTCGGGCGGTCAGGCGTCCCGTACTGCGCTATGTTCGTCTCCTGGGTACTGAGCCAAGCGGGTATGATCCCGCCGGGAGGGATATTCGCCTATTGCCCCACCGGGCTAAACAACGCCCGCCGCTTGGGACGTGTACACGATAAACGCAGCGCCGCGCCTGGTGACATCGTGTTCTTTGATTGGAATAAAGATGGATTAGCTGATCATGTGGGAATCGTAACCGCCAACAAAGGTTCCTACATCGAGACTATTGAGGGTAATACCTCATCAGGGCGGCGCGGCTCCCAATCCAACGGGGGCGGCGTGTACCGTAGGGCGCGCGCACTCTCTTGGGTGCTTGCGGTTGCGACCCCGCAATACTCCAACGCTGCTCCCTCGTACCCCGCCAGTGGCTCCCGAACCGGGCTAGTGGTTGATGGGTGGGCAGGCCTAGCGACTATTCGCCGCGCGCAGCAGATCGCCGTGACACCGGCAGACGGGATAGTCAGCGGTCAGTGGAGAGGAAATAAGCAATACCACTGGGCAGTAGCCGCCGTTAGCTACAGCCGTGGTGGATCAACCCTAGTCCGCAAAATCCAATCCATCCTAGGAGTCAGCCCTGATGGATATTGGGGGAGACAAACCTCTATCGCGATGCAGCGAAGGCTGCACGTTACCCAGGATGGGTATTTCGGACACGCTTCTGTAAAAGCTTGGCAACAAGTTCTCAACGGCGGACGACTCATTTAA
- a CDS encoding phage major capsid protein: MAIKDNIFTLEGQQKSGLLAPEMVGEIFKKVQESSVVAPMCGTVPMGANGSEYVIATGEPEADIVGEGMAKPVSTIGLATKVVKPVKAAVIVPWSKEARLANPASVFDTIQEKMSDAIRRQVDYAILYGKSAKTDKVISGVDCVNQTTNRVTLGTATAKQGGLSADVISGYTKVMEADSGDYDFSGFVADPRLRSTLLSAVDDFGRPLFQAERVNLADSWGSIMGLPTKFGKVVSGRIAGHAGSNVRAFGGDFAGSIKLGFVENITVSMSNEATIQIGSEMVSLWSNNLEAALVEAIFGWVIESPNAFVAYEQKAATTAGS; this comes from the coding sequence ATGGCTATAAAAGATAACATTTTTACCCTGGAGGGTCAGCAAAAGTCTGGCCTGCTTGCCCCGGAAATGGTGGGCGAGATTTTTAAGAAAGTCCAGGAAAGCTCCGTGGTTGCTCCCATGTGTGGGACCGTTCCGATGGGGGCTAATGGTTCGGAGTATGTGATTGCTACCGGGGAACCGGAGGCAGATATTGTCGGTGAGGGAATGGCCAAACCGGTTTCGACTATCGGTTTAGCTACCAAAGTGGTCAAGCCGGTAAAAGCGGCGGTGATTGTTCCTTGGTCTAAGGAGGCTCGCCTAGCTAACCCGGCTTCGGTGTTCGACACTATTCAAGAAAAAATGTCGGATGCGATTCGCCGCCAGGTGGATTACGCGATTTTGTATGGTAAGTCCGCTAAAACGGATAAAGTTATCTCCGGGGTTGACTGTGTAAACCAGACTACTAACCGGGTAACTTTGGGGACTGCTACCGCGAAACAGGGCGGTCTATCTGCTGATGTGATTAGCGGATACACCAAGGTAATGGAAGCTGATAGCGGCGATTATGATTTCTCCGGGTTTGTGGCTGATCCACGTCTGCGTTCTACCCTTCTTAGCGCGGTAGATGATTTCGGGCGTCCGCTGTTCCAAGCTGAGCGGGTAAACCTGGCAGATTCGTGGGGCTCTATTATGGGCCTTCCCACCAAGTTCGGCAAAGTAGTATCTGGGCGTATCGCTGGCCACGCTGGCAGTAATGTTCGCGCTTTCGGTGGCGATTTCGCTGGTTCTATCAAGCTTGGGTTTGTTGAGAACATCACGGTATCCATGTCGAATGAGGCAACTATCCAGATTGGTTCCGAAATGGTTTCGCTATGGAGTAACAACCTCGAAGCCGCTTTGGTAGAAGCAATCTTCGGGTGGGTTATCGAATCTCCTAACGCTTTCGTAGCTTACGAACAAAAGGCAGCTACCACAGCTGGTAGTTAG
- a CDS encoding VG15 protein yields the protein MNPYEALLNAIIALAKKAIIWETSKAIQQADGDTEITQRILADRLPPIVRAFRRLAYQAAISHVRSEGIQHGVDLDYTPGLALYPEKAVLDPIRRALRITESTDPETGEPSKQISANRYDISRKLGNILSRHVHSAARQAVRRCATDSEEQAELSRQLDQETDSTVPARLAGGDSPLDRAAARMQETILAERREAAEQTGLPVDDPRLLKEFERLKKRVADIDDLVDDERIKRERRADYDKETKKRLQFGRPRAWARVLTGARSCWFCVMCASRGPVYQSAQSAGENKEPWNSYHDHCDCKVVPVFDHRNWEGVEQYRQLEKMWRDVTWKKRDGKLRPQDGEIQRQLMQKFLKSDSGKQQLNEISNFRNDKDYLTPKVSRKDLLKPVGEKLRHVRHYHKYNPDRKPRPRVERDTQFRKNFLGKEPPSNEAINALVEEILSTGELVDSEGVEIHLAKFVGETQVTAVWKFTEEMIWKFQSAFPTGGTGYYEAINGVWTYR from the coding sequence ATGAATCCTTATGAAGCACTGCTGAACGCGATAATAGCTTTAGCGAAAAAAGCTATTATCTGGGAAACCAGTAAAGCCATCCAGCAAGCAGATGGTGACACTGAGATTACCCAACGGATTTTAGCTGACCGGCTCCCGCCTATCGTGCGGGCTTTCCGCCGTCTTGCCTACCAGGCAGCTATCTCCCATGTACGCTCCGAGGGCATACAGCATGGGGTGGATCTCGACTACACTCCCGGTCTCGCCCTATACCCTGAAAAAGCAGTCCTAGACCCTATTAGACGAGCACTGCGGATAACCGAAAGCACCGATCCAGAAACTGGCGAACCCAGCAAACAAATCAGCGCCAACCGCTATGACATCAGCCGTAAATTAGGGAACATTCTTTCGCGGCATGTCCATAGCGCAGCCCGCCAAGCAGTGCGCAGATGCGCAACCGATAGCGAAGAGCAAGCAGAACTATCCCGGCAACTAGACCAAGAAACTGATTCTACTGTGCCTGCGCGGCTCGCGGGTGGGGATTCCCCGCTTGATAGGGCTGCTGCTCGCATGCAGGAAACTATTCTTGCTGAGCGCAGGGAGGCAGCTGAGCAAACTGGTTTACCGGTTGATGATCCCCGGCTGCTCAAGGAGTTCGAGCGGCTTAAGAAACGGGTCGCTGATATTGATGATTTGGTGGACGATGAGCGGATAAAACGCGAACGGCGCGCTGATTACGATAAGGAAACCAAAAAGCGCCTTCAATTTGGTAGGCCGCGTGCTTGGGCACGGGTGCTTACCGGGGCTAGGTCTTGCTGGTTTTGCGTCATGTGTGCTTCGCGCGGTCCTGTTTACCAGTCAGCCCAGAGCGCGGGAGAAAACAAGGAGCCTTGGAATAGCTACCATGATCACTGCGATTGCAAGGTAGTTCCCGTGTTTGATCATCGTAACTGGGAAGGCGTTGAACAGTACCGCCAGTTAGAGAAAATGTGGCGGGATGTCACCTGGAAGAAACGTGATGGAAAGCTGCGCCCCCAGGATGGCGAGATACAGCGCCAGTTGATGCAAAAGTTCCTAAAGAGTGATAGCGGAAAACAGCAGTTAAACGAGATTTCTAACTTTAGGAACGATAAAGATTATCTAACACCTAAAGTATCGCGAAAAGACCTTCTAAAACCTGTAGGGGAAAAACTACGGCATGTGCGTCACTACCACAAATACAATCCTGACCGTAAGCCCAGACCCAGGGTCGAGCGGGATACGCAGTTTCGCAAGAATTTCTTGGGCAAGGAACCGCCCTCGAATGAAGCAATTAATGCTCTAGTAGAAGAAATCCTTTCAACAGGTGAACTCGTCGATAGTGAGGGTGTTGAAATCCATTTAGCGAAGTTTGTAGGAGAAACTCAGGTTACAGCGGTATGGAAATTTACTGAAGAAATGATTTGGAAATTCCAAAGTGCATTCCCAACTGGTGGAACAGGATATTATGAAGCTATAAACGGGGTCTGGACGTATAGGTAA
- a CDS encoding terminase encodes MAGAQSQVLLPPRERIVTLPEGLPKYTLGYGALAWIQDNLRQPNGPLAGRPFTPTRGQARFLVWFYAVDEDGRWLFRRAVRRLAKGSGKSPFAAVMALLELLGPVRVADFDKRIPGGVIGKPVSMPLVWVAAVSERQTGVTMRMVRGMANKRSRLAQRYDLEIGKTYIETPYGGKLEQITSSASSAEGSETSFTIADETEHWTPGVGGLDLEETLDQNLAKTASRMLETSNAWLPGAGSVAEKTFNAWCEQEEGNTIGKQKILYDAVIAPANTALTDTPDDGEISITEGLEFVYEDCPWVDIETIKERIWSPSFPVSRSRRFFLNQPNAAEDAWATLQEWSVLADPDRALEDGEDVVLFFDGSKSNDHTALVGCCMKDGFIFTLGVWEPLKTTGVVDVGAVDATVARAFDRFNVVAFSADVREWESFVKTTWPEKYGEQLLIWAQPRGMSASPIAWDMRSHAYEFATAAEMCLAEIQDGLFAHDGNWDTSRHIGNCRRKESHGRITVKKESPKSPNKIDAAVCVIGARMVYRKVLASKEWEARSDSGWVVYG; translated from the coding sequence GTGGCGGGTGCACAGTCGCAGGTTTTGCTGCCTCCTCGTGAACGAATCGTTACTTTGCCCGAGGGACTCCCGAAGTACACGCTGGGTTATGGTGCTTTGGCTTGGATTCAAGACAATCTGCGTCAGCCTAACGGTCCGCTCGCGGGGCGTCCTTTTACTCCTACTCGCGGCCAGGCTCGGTTTCTGGTTTGGTTTTATGCGGTTGATGAGGACGGGCGCTGGCTTTTTAGGCGAGCGGTGCGCCGTTTAGCTAAGGGGTCTGGTAAGTCCCCGTTCGCGGCGGTTATGGCTCTGCTGGAGCTTTTGGGACCGGTGCGGGTGGCTGATTTTGATAAGCGGATTCCGGGCGGCGTGATAGGTAAACCGGTGTCTATGCCTCTGGTGTGGGTAGCAGCGGTTTCTGAACGGCAAACCGGGGTCACTATGCGCATGGTGCGGGGAATGGCTAATAAGCGTTCCCGCCTAGCCCAGCGCTATGACTTAGAGATTGGTAAAACCTATATCGAGACCCCCTATGGGGGCAAACTTGAACAGATTACTTCTTCTGCTTCCTCTGCTGAGGGTTCGGAGACTTCTTTTACTATCGCGGATGAAACGGAGCACTGGACACCGGGGGTGGGAGGTCTTGACCTTGAAGAAACCCTAGACCAGAACCTAGCTAAAACCGCCTCTCGTATGTTGGAAACTTCGAATGCGTGGCTACCTGGTGCGGGTTCGGTTGCGGAAAAGACTTTCAATGCCTGGTGCGAGCAGGAAGAGGGCAACACTATTGGTAAGCAGAAGATTCTTTATGACGCGGTGATAGCTCCCGCCAATACTGCTTTAACCGATACCCCTGATGATGGGGAAATCTCGATTACTGAGGGGTTGGAGTTCGTTTACGAGGATTGCCCCTGGGTAGATATCGAGACCATTAAAGAAAGGATCTGGTCTCCGTCTTTCCCCGTGTCACGTTCGCGGCGCTTTTTTTTGAATCAGCCGAACGCTGCCGAAGATGCTTGGGCTACTTTGCAGGAGTGGTCGGTGCTTGCTGACCCTGACCGGGCGCTTGAAGACGGCGAGGACGTGGTCCTGTTCTTTGACGGTTCAAAGAGCAATGACCATACCGCGCTAGTTGGTTGCTGCATGAAGGACGGGTTCATATTCACGCTCGGGGTATGGGAGCCGTTAAAGACTACCGGGGTAGTGGATGTGGGCGCGGTAGATGCGACGGTTGCTAGGGCTTTCGACAGGTTTAATGTGGTGGCTTTTTCCGCTGACGTTAGGGAGTGGGAATCGTTTGTGAAGACCACTTGGCCAGAAAAGTACGGAGAGCAGCTGCTTATCTGGGCGCAGCCTAGGGGGATGTCTGCTTCTCCTATCGCTTGGGATATGCGTTCTCACGCTTACGAGTTCGCTACTGCTGCTGAGATGTGTCTAGCGGAAATCCAAGACGGCTTATTTGCTCATGATGGTAACTGGGATACCTCGCGTCATATCGGTAACTGTAGGCGCAAGGAATCGCATGGGCGGATCACAGTTAAGAAAGAGTCCCCGAAATCTCCTAACAAGATTGACGCGGCTGTGTGTGTTATCGGGGCGCGCATGGTGTATCGCAAAGTCCTAGCTTCTAAGGAATGGGAGGCACGCAGTGATTCAGGGTGGGTGGTGTATGGATGA
- a CDS encoding Gp19/Gp15/Gp42 family protein yields MAIATPEDIAASLLRDLTPSEKKYAGVLLDRVEVMIQARLNLNLDEITSHMRAALIQVEAEAVARVYRNPEGRIQEADGQYSYQLSNLVASGMLQILPSEWELLGAGFNLWKTIPPALDGYLTANAKARPGNEFGFNIRPDRTYIP; encoded by the coding sequence ATGGCAATAGCAACCCCTGAGGATATCGCGGCATCGCTACTGCGCGACCTTACCCCCTCAGAGAAAAAATATGCCGGGGTGCTGCTGGATCGGGTTGAGGTCATGATCCAGGCACGGTTAAACCTCAACCTAGATGAGATTACTTCCCACATGCGGGCAGCTCTCATCCAGGTTGAGGCAGAAGCCGTTGCCCGGGTATACCGAAACCCGGAAGGCCGTATCCAAGAAGCTGATGGCCAATACTCCTATCAGCTATCCAATCTCGTTGCATCAGGAATGTTGCAAATCCTGCCCTCAGAGTGGGAACTATTGGGGGCAGGATTCAACCTTTGGAAAACTATCCCGCCCGCTCTGGACGGGTATCTAACCGCCAACGCTAAAGCCCGCCCGGGTAATGAGTTCGGTTTCAACATTCGCCCTGACCGCACCTATATCCCCTGA